GATGTTGCATAATACTGACCTAGTTTGAACACAAGTTTGCGGGCTGGGAAGTGTTTGCCCGGcctgcagggaagagaaagccCCTCCGGGGTGAGGGCTGCTGCACCGCATCCTCTGCTTTGTGTTATGAAGGAGATGAAACACGAAGCGTGTGCTTTCTCCAAAACCTGGCTCTTCCCTCTTGCCCAGGTTGCACGTGGAGCATCACCTGCGTGAGTCCcctctgtgtgtgcatgagcTGTGGTTTGGCTGAGCTCAGCCACTGCATGGGACTAATATGTAGTGATGGTGTCCTATAAATTATATAGTCGGTATGTTCACCATCTGCTCTGCGCCGAAAGCCGAGTGTGATTGAGAccttccccccttcccaaaGCTTGACTCTCTTGCCAGGCTTGAAATGTGTGCGGATCTCGCGTAAGTGGTTCTGATTGAATCAGGTAAAGAGGGAATTTTTTAAGCAGGCTGCAATGTTCCCTGCACCCGAAGTGAGAGCTGAAGCACAGGCCAGCATCCTATTATGAGGCTATGAGTAAAAAGCGAGTCTGATTTCATGCTAATTAGGTTCTAAAGGGAGTGAGTCTTGATTGTAGTGGTCATATCAAAGAATAGAAATAGTAAtgcaaaaaagcaaaggaaacccCGGAGTGATTCATATGAGAAGGGGAAATAAAGACAGTCATGGAGGAAGAAGGAGTTTGAGGGGGACTGAATTGCTCTGCTGCCCAAAAGCAGAGGGGATTTGAATCAGATTATCCTCATTAGATGTCTCTTTAAAGCATCATCAAGCCAAATGAATGGTCCGGGGGAGAGCTTGCAGGCATGGTGGCTGTGATTATCACCAGGGATTTACAGTCCTAGTTATCTAGCTTAGAGACAAGATTATTAGGGGTTATAAAGCTGTATCTGCCCTCAGCCTCTAATGTGCATTTTTAGGTTGGGTGATGGGAGATGCTACGTTGCCGCATGGTCCCTCTGAAGCCTGCCTGCATCCTCTGGTGGTCCAGCCTCTGCGGTGCTGTGGCTGCAGTGTAGAAGGGGAAGGCAAGTGTGAGccagggagctgtgctggccaGGAGATGTTCCCTGGGGGCGGATGGGCAGCCTCCCCCGTGGACTGTGGCAGAGGGCAGGACCTCCCCTATGGGTGCTCTTACCGAGATGGGAAATGGGGAAAGGGATCTTGGAGGAGGGATTACGTCTGCTTGCCTTGGCAGTACCATTCACCCCCCACAGCATCACCCTTCCTGTGGCAGTCTGTGCCGGTGCAACTCATTCTTCTTCCAGCCAGAGCCTTTAAGGCCCTAAAGGCTCAGAAGTTGGTGGGACTGTTACAGGGGGACACCCTGCAagctgtggggaagaccatCCCTTTCAAAGGGAATCGATGGGCTTTGCCTACAGGTCCCTTGGAAAAcggggtgtgtgggggtgtgtgtgagcacgggacagggctgctggcagtccctctccacctccccagctctgcaTCCACAGCAGCCCAtcatcctccccttcctctcctttcccaacCAATGCATTGCTCCCCTGTTGCTTCTCCGGGCTTTGGCAGGGTGGCCAAGGCATTGTGCTCAGATACCGGCCAGGAGAGGTGGGGTACGGGCCAAATCTGCCTGTCAGTTCTCTCCTACATCGCATCCTTAATGCGGCCTTTGAAATGTATAACATGAGTCTGCATTCAAGCCCCTGCAAATTAAATCACTCCAACCTTTTTACACCAAGCCGGTACCTAAAGGTCCCTGAGAAGCCAGTGAACGGTGTGAAGGGACGGGTAAGTGCAGCAATGCTACCGCAGACTAATGAAACACTGTTGACTCCGAGGTGCTTCagctggagagggagaagaggggaggcTGTCAGCTGGAGCCTCACAGCCGACAGCGTGGCGGTGACGAACTCTCTGCCGGAGGCAGCTGGCCGGCTGCAGGGGCCCGCTTCGGCTCAGCAGAAACGTGCTTCCTTGCTTCTCATCCCGGACTGGGGCTTTGCTCATGTCCAAACACGTGCCACTCATTCCTCCTCCAGTGCTGCGGTCCCTCTCCGTGCTCCAGGGCTGACACCAGCTTGAGTTTGGCATCTGACCGGCCAAGCAGCCTACAGTCAAAAATCCCCATACTCCCTCGGCTCAGCCACTCGTGGGGCATTGTCCAGCGGTGACAAATGGAAAAGCTGGAGCtcggtgggggtgggggaggctgACCTTGCACCTACCACCCCTGCCCAGGGTGGtgggaggctgcagggcagcatCCTCCCTACTAGCAAGGAAAACAAGTTGGCCACAAAAGCCACCTCAGGGAGCCATTTCTGGAGCAGTGGTTAGTACTGGAAACCACACAGGCTCCTGTACCCTTACTCCTGCTTAGGCTGTTGCAATCTGCAGGTGTCATaggagttttgggggggggggtggtgcgTTCTGTTCCCTGTTTGAGCTGTGCTTTAAGTTATCCAGGCACGCTGCTGGTTTTGAGCATCTCCATTTGGATGGCTTGTGTGACCAATGTTGAGGAGCATGACTGAGGAGCATGGCTGTGGAGCGgccgtgctggggctgggctgcagtTGTGGGGGCAGTGGGGTGTTATTTGTGTATGAGCAAGGGGGTTGGTCGTATGGCAGGCAGCAGAGTAAACTGCAGCAAATGAGTGCCTCATAAAgataatttcttctgtgttggAGTCGCTTGCAAGCAACTTCCCATTTCCTCAGGTTGCGttcttgttaaaatatattcacCGAACCATTCCCATGCATGAGCCggagctgcagctctcctgCAAGCAGTTCATTATAACGAAGCGCTATGCAAAATGCAGTCAGAGCTGCTTAGTTTAGTTTTGACTTCCAGGCTGACCGAAGTGGTTTCCTGTCCCCTGCTGCCGGAGCAAGCCGCAAAGGGCGGGGAGTTAACGGGAGACAGCCCCTTGCCTTCAGCAGGCTTTAATTTTGGCTCTGGAGTCGTCTGCTGGACACCTCCGCACCCTGAGAGCGCAGCAGTGGGGCTCCCCACTGCGAGTGCTGGGGAGGTTTCTGCGCTCGGTCTGGCGTGCCAAGGAGGTCTGTGCCTCGGCGTACGTATGCCTGAACCGGCTGAACCCACCTGCTCGGAGGTTTGCAATGTGGCAGCGCATCGCCCTTGGCCATTGGTTTCTGTTTCGGTGTCGGAGGTGCTGCCCGTCCCTGCCAGGGCATGTGAATGCTCCCTATAACCTGTCAGAGGcgaagctgggggggggcacttgGCCTCCCGCCGAGTCACCCAAGGGGGACAGGGCGAGATCCCACCCATCTTCAGGATGAGGATGGGGGCAGcgtccctgctgcaggcagagcaggctcACCACTTGCTCACGGGGACATCCCGTCAGAAGAGCTGGGCTCAGCTAATGGCGTGTCGCTCACGACATGGGGGTGGCTTGCAAGAGCTTGGGCAGTGTCCAGGGACCCAAGCCTTGCTAAGAGAGTCCCACCGCGCTCCGCAGAGTGGCAAGAGCAGCCAGCAGACGGGCTGGAAAcacccctctcttcccctccccccccccccccccccccgcctgctcCTAGCAGGGGAGGTCGAGGGCTCGGCTCCCCCAGGGCTGGATCAGGGAGGGGGGCTTCCCCCATGTCTTCCGTGCTGCTGTGGAAGGCTctctggagcagggagggagaatgGGCAGAGGGAGCTTGAGCCTAGGCAGTGCCGACCCACTGCTCTGGAACCCTGGAGGGGTCTTCAAAGGGCAGCCCACAGTAGAAGCCTAATTTGGGTGCCCAGTATCACCCCTGGAGGGGTCCAAGTCCCCTTGCAGAGGGAGCTGAGGACACCTGTTCATTCTTCCTTAGCCTCATGGACAAGCACAGCTCCAGGGACATGTAAACAAAGAGGGAGAAGACAAATGACGTTCAGCAGAGCTGGTGCCACCAAGGCACTGCCCCACACCAAACTCCCCGTGCAGGTGGTTGAGCAGAGCCACAAAAACCCTCGGTAAGGAGCAGCGTGCCTATGGAGTGGTCTAGGTTTTAGGGTGATGGTGAATCTCTTTAGGCCTTCTGTTTCCCACATTATTCCTAAAATCTTCCCAGATTTTGTCCCTGAGCCTGGCTGGCTTTGAGAAGGCAGAGCAAAGtggagctgggctgtgctggggcatCCCAGTGGATCCCGAGGAGGAGGTTTGTGCTGGAACCCTGCGAAACTGGCTCCTCAGAGCCATAGTGGGACCTTTCAGGAGGGGATGCTTCCCACTAGCCACCACGGGGGTGTTGGGAAGGGGTGCAGGGGTGAGGTGCCGAATGCGCTTTGGGGGTTGGCTCCAGCCAAAGTCTTCCATTGGCACCATCTGGATACAGGGTAGACATCGGGCTGTGCTGAGGCGTTCTTGGGGCGTTGGGTGCACCCTGTCAGAGGTTTGTCCTGTGGTAACTGGGTCTGCTCAATAAACACCTCGTGGCTTCTCTGATCGACAAGCCTTTGGGTTTCCGGTGTGCACGAGCACAAGGTGAACTTTCGGTGGATATTTTCTGCTACGGGCGGTTCTGCAAGCATGTGCGTGAGTCACTTCACCCACCCCTGACACCAGAGGAACCACTCGCATGAGTCCAGTCGCTCATGTGTGCATGAGTGCTCGCAGGATGCAGccgtccctctgtgctcccggGTCACTGGTGCTGCCCCATCCACCACAGGGATCCCAGCAGCTGACCTCAGCCAAAGCTCAGCCCTCCCAGTGCAGGGTTGGAGCAAACAGCACTGGAAATCGAGCACTCCGGCTCCAGGATTAggacataatttttaaatagctctTTGATATCTTTGctggtttatttgtttaataaaagCACTTACTTAGCCGGAGTCCCAGGCTCCTGGGgctttcatttctctgcagagGAGATAAGAAAAGCACATTTCCTTATCCAGTGAgtcattttttctgctctttaatTATGCATTTGTGCTATTATCAAGTGTATTCAGCTCTTAGATGCAAACAGTTCAAGCCTACCCAACAAGCTTTAACTTTTGCTGTTCCAAAACCAATCAACAGCCGTTATAAAGGGCAGGGGAGGCAAAGATGGGGAAGATGAAGAGGGGGACGGATGATGCCTGGAGCCAACCGGGCAGCCTGGGCCACGCTGGTGAGCAGGCACACGTGTGAGTGCCGCTGGGGAAGTCAGCGGTGATTTTCTCCATGAGTAAGCGTTATCATGTGTGAATTCAGACTTCATTTTCTTGGCCCAGGAGGAAGCAGACGGACTGGGAAGGGAGCATGAAAGTGCTGTAGAGGGGGATAAAGAGGACCTAGAAAGTGGGAGGGAATGGGGTAAGGTCAATCGCAGAGATGAAGCTGCAACATCCTTCCGCATGATGGGACCTGGGAGCACTTTATTCACAGGAGGACATCACGGCTGCTGTCCCtgggctccctgccctgcattCGCAGCTTCAAGTTTTCACTCCAGGTACGGAACGAAGTGGGAGCCATCAGCTCCTGAGCTCTATTGTAAACCTCACCCCCGACACCAAAAGCAACATGTAGGTACCTCAGTTTGGGCTTTCTGTGGTGCATATATTTGACTGGAGGGGGTCACAGAGTTAATCTGTAAGTGTGGTACAGCAGATGCCAGGAcccatttcccccctcctacATTAAGCcaagcagggaggggagaggggagggagaggggcagggtgGCAGTGCTACAGCGGGACCCACGGCAATAGGGCCTGGGGGTTGCCAAGAGGTGACTGACGTGGGGGAAGCACAGTGGGGGGATTTCGGGGGGGGAGGGCGAGAGGGGGATGACGGAGGAGTATCCTCCTTTGGGAAAAGGAGACCAGCAGGTGGAAACACCCTGGGGCAAGAGGAACAGCAAAGCCTTTGGAGAAGGGAGCTGTTTCAGGGGAAGGTGTCCTAACAGAGCACTGGCTGTTTTGTGGGGGTCCTCTGCCTCCGTCCACAGCTCCAGTCCCACCAGGGCACAAGCCAAGATGTTTTCCGCTCCCTAGTCCCTACCCTTACGCTTCTGTGAGCGGGCTGCCAGGGACAGCAAGCACTCCAGGTGCCCTCTCCTCCCTGAGGCTCTCCACTGTGGAGCTCAGATGTGGCCTGGAGCGAGCCTGAGCTTTTCTCCTGACCCCTCAGCCCTCCCTGCTGTGGCTttctgacaccccccccaggaTGCTCCCGGCGCACCCTGCCACTGAATGCgttcccctcctgctcccatgCTTGCCCCACAGCCCCAATCCTTGCCCGTGGCACCTgagaggcagggagctgggtgaGGTGGGATATGGAGAGATGTCCTCCCCCGGCAGGTACCTGCGCAGGGGCGAGCGCAGCCCATTCAGCGCGAGCATCGAGGCGGAGGGTGCCGAGCTAGCTGTGCTGCTCCCGGCTTCAGAGCTCAGGGCCGTGCTGAGAGAGGGAAGTGCTTGGCGTGTCCCTGCTCGGCTGGGGAGTTTTACTTTGACTAACGTGGAGGGGGAATAACTGAGTCACAGGCGCAGGGATGGCAGTCGGGCTCTCACAGCTCCTCGGAGgagcccgcagccccccgggcTTGGCATGGCCACCGGTGCTGGCACAGTGCAGCTGGGCAGAGCgctccctggcagccaggcgCGTATGCACGTGTGTGAGGGGCGAGGGAGCAAGCGGCTGGGCACGCCGGCTGGAGAGGGAAGTGAAATCGCATCAGGCGTGGAACCGGTGGGCAGCGACCGGTTTTGGTCGGGACTTTCACTTGCCCAGAGTCCCGTGGCACCCGGCGGGGAGAGCTGAGACGGTGCTGAGGCCGCTTCGGTGCTGCCCTGGTGCAAGCCACCctctggggatgctgctggtaGGGCAGAAGTGCAGCTGAAGTGACATGTACCAGTGGCAGGACATTTCTCCTGCTCCTGATCAGGAACACCTAGGACCATTGAGGGTTTATTTAGTCCCTTCCAAGGGTATGGGGACCAGACTTGCTTGGTGTGACCTGCTTTGCCCATGCCGTGGGCAGTTACCGAGCAGAGCCAGCTCTGAACCCTGGAGAATGAGACATGGTGCTAAGGGGCTGGGAGGGTCCTTGCCACAGGTCTAGGTCTGGGATGGGGGAGTTAGAGAGAGCAAGATGGTGGCAAGCACCATCATTAGGAGAGGTGGAGAACACATAACAGTTGGCCTGCGTGCGCAGCAGTCACTAACAGGCCGTGTCCTGCGGGCAGTGGGAGCTTTTCAAAGGGGAAACCTCAGCACCCCTGCACTCTTTTCTCCTCCGGTCCTTTTCTGGATTTTCCATCCAAGCCGGATCTGTGGCCCTGGGATGGGGTCCTGTAAAGATCTGGGCACAGGAAAGCCTGCTGTAGGCACTGGAGGATGCTGAGGGGGCTTTTCGCCAGCCAACGAGGAAGGGTGTGCGTTGGGGACATGGCCCAGGTTGGGGGCggtgggctggggaagggtAAAGGCTGAGGAGGTGACACCATCGGGCTGGGGGCCGTGCCGCCGGGCACAGGGTGCTGCGCGGCTGGGGCATGCCAGGGGCTGCGGGGATTTCGGAAGCGTATTTTGGAGCAGAGGGGTAGTTTGAGGGTGCGTtgcgcaggcaggcaggggtaGGGCTTGGGCatttgctctcctcctccccagtgaaGATCCGCCCCAGGACAAGCACAGCAATCGCGAGCCCCAAGGGAGACGACGCAGCTTGACAGACTGTATCTCCCTCTGCCACGGGCCCCAAGGCACTGCGATTTCACACTCGGGCGGCCCCTTCGCCGCCGCACCATGCGGGAGCGGGGCTCTCACTCCCACTCTGCCATGTCCTCATCAGGAAAAGCCACCGgtgcttcctcctgcctctcctcccagtGCTTCGACCTCCTGACCAGGTCCTGCGTCAAGTGCTCCTACTTGTTCAGGGACAACACAAGTAAGGCGACGAGGGCGGCTGGGGACCGAGCTCCCCGGGGCTGGGCAGTGGTGGGCCaagggggctgggggcaccccaGGCGTGGGCAGGCGGAGGGGACCTTCTCCTGCGGATGGCAGTGGAGGTGGCAATGGAGGATGGAGCGCTGGCTTCacctggaggaagaggagagaggaggagggcagccagTTCCAGCGAGGGGAATACAgtgcagggagaagagggatgatccagcccggcgggggggggtcacAGCCTGGCCCAGGGGTGACCATGGGAAGAGCAGGACGGCTTCATCTCCCGCCAGCCAGCGACGACAGCAGGTGGGACGAGGGTCCCATCAGGCAGGGGGACGGTTTGTTGTGGGTGGTGGGTGGGTAGCGGTGAAGAGCCACTCTCcttccccgccgccgcggccccgaGGCCAGCCGGCCGGGTGGGTAACGCTGCCGCGCTCCTTCCCTCGCCAGCTCTTCCCCTCCTGACGCTGCCGGCATCTCGCCCCACAGCAGAGCCCGGACACACAGCGCCCACCTCCGCCCTGGCACCCACCATCCCCTCGGCAGAcctgcccagcaccctcctGATCTTTGGGGTCCCAGCAGCGGTGGGGCTCATCCTGGTCCTGGCCGCCCTCTGGGGCGTCCTGGCCTGCAAGgtggggaagcagaggaggaagaggaaggcagcGGACGAGGAGGCCGAAGGTAGGGGACCTCTTGCTCTCCCTGTCACAGCATCCTGAGGACCCCCCGGCAGTTGGGGTCACTCGCCGCCGGCTCCCCTGAGGCGCATCCCAGTCGAGGCCGGCTCCTCCACCTCAACATGGGCTCCATGGGCACCCCGGGGCATTTCGGGGCAGCCGAGCCACCCCCTGAGTGACGGTGTCCCGCATGCAGGTGGGAGCCCACACCTGTACCTGACTGCCAGCGTGACCTTGCTGAACCATCCCTCCCTTTGCCGGGTCTGCCTGTGCCTTCCCTTGCTTAAAGCACCTGCTGGCACCGTCCCTCTCCATGGGGGACATGTACAGAGCGGTGGTGAGGAGCGTCTCCCTCTCCCCGGTAGCTGGAGGGCCGTGGATGGAGCGGGGGGATGCAGGGGCAGCGGTGGACATCCGGGGATGGCTACGGAGGGAGCCTCTCCCCACGGCGCTGCGAATGGGGGTCCCGTGCTGACTGCCCAGCTTGTCATTCCCACTTGGAATGCCCGGCGCCCTCCAACGTGTGCCCCAAAGACCCCAACAGTGTCAGGGCCAGCCCCACTGGGAGGATACCGGAACACTGCACAGGGTCATCCCCAAAGGCATCAAAAATAGGGCTGGGGGGCGAGGGATGGGGCTGAGCCTTTCCTGGTAGACTATTTCCAGGGGAGTGAGGCCAAGGTGCTCCACGATGGCTCATCCTGTTGGAGCATCCAAGCAGCCGTCTCGTCCCCCGGGGACCTGCACCCCAGCGCTGACTCAACCCTGGCCACTCTTCTCGGAAACGGTCTCGCCCTGGCTTCATGCCTTCCCATCCCCAGGAAGGGGATATGGCTCCCCGGGACCCCCATGAGGGGCTGTCCTGGGGCATGCTGGCACCCACCACTGCCCCACTGCCTGGGTGGGTACCTTtggcgggcagcggggctgggggcagccagTCCTCGTGCCCTGGCTTGCTTGCACGCTGCCGGTGGTGCCGGCTGGGTGACTCAGACTGGTGGGGGACATTACCTGGGGCCTTTCCGCTAAACCGAGTGTTGCTGAGACAGCCTGTGACGCGCACACACCTGGGAAAAATACCAAGAatgaaagaggagggagaaatcCAGTGGCAAGAGAGGTCCAGCCATGATGGGAAAGCATCGGAGGCGCCCCTTGGCTACTCCCCTGCCACAAGCCCTGGTCCCTGTCCCCCCGTTCCCCTGGGCTGCACCCCAGCAAGCCCACTGCTACGGCACTGGATGCGTGGAAAGTCATGGGAGGCTTGGGGCCAGCAGCATGCGCCTGTGTTCAAAGCATGTAAACAAGTCTATTTTTAAGTGGGAGGCGGTCGGGGAGGGTGAGCCACCAAGGGCCGGGCTGATCTGCCACCAGCAGGGTTTAGCAAGAGGGCTTGAAGTGCAAGTGCAAATTTTTGCCTTTCCCTATTGTTTTTTTAGGGGAGAAAAAGCCCATCAGTTGTAAGCAGGaggagctctgcagcaggagatgTGCATTGGGGACCTTGCaggctcctcctgctccagctctaTCTTGCCCCCTGTGTGTCCCCAGGGACTGGACCATCTCCCTGGGACTTGCCTGGCCCCACTTCGTGAGTCCAGTAACCCCCTTTTCTTGCCTCCTCGCAGCAAACATGGATGCCaccagccccctgcccagcctgggctgCCAGGACCCTGCCGTGCTGGAGGGAGATGCCACTCAGGCCCCAGCCCGAGCTCTGTGCCCACATCTCAATGGAGGCCTGAAGATGCCGGGGCTGCCTGGGAAAGCAGGGGCGAAACGGAGGCCATGCTGCCAGGGTGATGCTGACGGTGACATCgtcctgctctctgctgtgtACCCCCGGCACGAGGAGTGCAACCATGGCTTCCCACTGCCCGCCACCgagctgggggctgcagccctggtCACCACCAAAACCACCCAGAACTCTACCGGAGAGGAGAGAGCCTGAGAGCAGGAGGAACGGGGCTGGAGCGCtctggctgctccctgcagaCGCCCAGAGCCCATCCCCAGGGCAGGCAAAGCCTTGCACAGATATGAGCTTTCTGAGGACCAGGTTTTGCCTTGAGCAAGATCAGCCTTCTAAGATGACTGCCCTTTTCCACTTCCCCGGTTGTGCCGAGTCCTAAGTTATGCCTGTAAGCACTGGAGGAAGCCAAAGCGGATCACACCGAGTTACACTGAACTGCCCACAGCTGCCATGGCCGAACCAttgggaggaggcagaggagacgTGGCTGGTGAGGACAGAGCATGGCAGGGGCTGCTGTGCCATTTGCAAGGCTGCCTTTGTGCCAGGATGGGTCTGCTGCTGGATGGGTGATTCCTGAGGAACGTGGGGCTGGAATAGCAGAAAAAGGGGTGGGAAGGAAGAtggagagggaggcagggagtTACATTAGGACCAAATCCCACACCACTGCCATTAACTTGATTTTTGCTACTGATCTCAGTAAAAGGAGGCTTGGGGTCACATGGAGCAAGGCACATCCAGCAGCATCTGCTCCATTCACAGTCCTGCCTGCCCCCATCTTCTGCATGCCGTAATATCCAGATCTCGCCTTCCTCTGGGCACTCTCATGTAGTGGCAAGCACCCACTGGCGCTCATGGGAATCCCCTCTGCAGCCGGCCACTGCAGGGATGAGAAACAAGTCCGTCTTCCCAAGCAGGGAGTGAGGGAGGGAagcgggggggcggggaatctGTCTTTGTCCTGACCTGTGATCACTGAAGTCAGGGAGTACCAGGGGCAGGCAACGGAGCCTGTTGGTCTAGAGGAGCTCCCTGAGCTTCTCATTATGGCCCCAGACAACCATCACTTCAGCTCACTGGGGCTGCAGAAATACCACGTGTCACTTGGGATGGATGTTTCCACGCCACGCAA
The nucleotide sequence above comes from Buteo buteo chromosome 19, bButBut1.hap1.1, whole genome shotgun sequence. Encoded proteins:
- the TNFRSF13C gene encoding tumor necrosis factor receptor superfamily member 13C; amino-acid sequence: MRERGSHSHSAMSSSGKATGASSCLSSQCFDLLTRSCVKCSYLFRDNTTLPLLTLPASRPTAEPGHTAPTSALAPTIPSADLPSTLLIFGVPAAVGLILVLAALWGVLACKVGKQRRKRKAADEEAEANMDATSPLPSLGCQDPAVLEGDATQAPARALCPHLNGGLKMPGLPGKAGAKRRPCCQGDADGDIVLLSAVYPRHEECNHGFPLPATELGAAALVTTKTTQNSTGEERA